From Synoicihabitans lomoniglobus, the proteins below share one genomic window:
- a CDS encoding response regulator has product MKHPNILVVEDNETNLYLVRFLLEQAGMTVTHVENGLECLAAVASQEPDLILMDLLMPVMDGFETAQRLQRDEKTRSIPIIASSAYAQRDHQQRAMESGFCHYIAKPFDPMTFVDTVRRYLPERPESAE; this is encoded by the coding sequence ATGAAGCATCCGAATATTCTGGTTGTTGAAGACAACGAGACGAACCTGTATCTCGTTCGTTTCCTGCTCGAACAGGCTGGTATGACCGTGACCCACGTCGAAAACGGCTTGGAGTGCCTGGCTGCCGTCGCTTCTCAGGAACCGGACCTGATTTTGATGGATCTGCTCATGCCGGTGATGGATGGGTTCGAAACGGCGCAGCGATTGCAACGTGACGAAAAAACTCGGTCGATCCCGATCATCGCTTCGTCGGCCTACGCGCAACGCGACCATCAACAACGGGCGATGGAAAGTGGCTTCTGCCATTACATCGCCAAGCCCTTTGATCCGATGACGTTCGTCGATACGGTGCGGCGGTATTTACCCGAACGACCGGAATCGGCGGAGTGA
- a CDS encoding aldo/keto reductase, whose product MKYRKFGHHDLTTSEIGYGAWAIGGSWGAQDDTDSLAALHRALDLGCTFIDTAAGYGNGRSEKLIGQVLRERKAAGKTESIFVATKTPPADGEWPPSPYCQAEDRYSEAYLRANIAERLDCLGTDKIDLLQLHTWTRAWNRNPTPFKILRQLQTEGKVGLIGVSTPEQDQNSVIDLMRGGWVDSVQVIYNILEQEPAAELLEVAAECGVGIIVRVAFDEGALTGKFSADTTFDADDFRADYFAGDRMARVVKRVEAIKADVADSGYTMPQAALKFVLSHPAVSLVIPGIRTVAQAEANCGVSDLPEMPDELLVKLRQHNWRRGVWYGGK is encoded by the coding sequence ATGAAATACCGCAAATTCGGCCACCACGACCTCACGACATCCGAAATCGGCTACGGCGCCTGGGCCATCGGCGGCTCCTGGGGCGCTCAGGACGACACCGACTCCCTTGCCGCGTTGCATCGGGCGCTCGACCTGGGCTGCACGTTCATCGACACCGCCGCCGGTTACGGCAACGGCCGCAGCGAAAAGCTGATCGGGCAGGTGCTGCGCGAACGAAAAGCCGCCGGTAAAACGGAGTCCATTTTCGTGGCCACCAAAACGCCTCCGGCCGATGGCGAGTGGCCGCCCTCCCCGTATTGCCAAGCCGAGGACCGCTATTCCGAAGCGTATCTGCGCGCCAATATCGCGGAACGACTCGACTGCCTGGGCACCGACAAAATCGATCTCTTGCAACTGCACACTTGGACGCGAGCGTGGAACCGTAATCCCACGCCGTTCAAGATCCTGCGACAATTGCAGACCGAGGGTAAAGTCGGGCTCATCGGGGTCTCCACGCCGGAACAGGATCAAAACAGCGTGATTGATCTCATGCGCGGCGGCTGGGTCGATTCCGTGCAGGTCATCTACAATATTCTCGAACAAGAACCGGCGGCCGAGCTGCTCGAAGTCGCCGCGGAATGCGGGGTCGGCATCATCGTTCGCGTCGCGTTTGACGAAGGTGCCTTGACCGGGAAATTCAGTGCCGACACCACGTTCGATGCCGACGATTTTCGCGCCGACTATTTTGCGGGGGACCGGATGGCGCGCGTCGTCAAACGCGTCGAAGCCATCAAGGCCGACGTCGCGGACTCGGGCTACACCATGCCGCAGGCCGCTTTAAAATTCGTGTTGTCCCACCCGGCAGTCAGTTTGGTCATTCCTGGTATTCGCACCGTCGCCCAAGCCGAGGCCAACTGCGGTGTCAGCGACCTGCCGGAAATGCCTGACGAATTGCTGGTCAAGCTACGCCAACACAACTGGCGTCGCGGTGTGTGGTATGGTGGCAAGTGA
- the ggt gene encoding gamma-glutamyltransferase codes for MESSRGMVVSADGFASAAGIEIMRAGGNAIDAAVATGFALAVTVPRAGNLGGGGFMVIHPADGAAVALDFREVAPAAAHRNMYLDENGAVAPGLSTAGALASGVPGTVAGLVHAWGKYGSGNITWDQVLEPARRLAHDGFPLSADLAQHLRDHREWLASHAESRRIFLRGGDFYQPDERFAQPDLATTLERLQHEGASDFYHGETAALIANSQTRDGGVITLADLGAYRVIERPVLRGTYRGFEFITMPPPSSGGIALQQMLGMLEPYDLRAMGANSADRIHVVIEVMRRAFRDRAEYLGDPDFHAVPQDRLTAPAYIRGLMADFDPDRATPSGELRRGLPTWVESTETTHFGAVDAAGNVVSCTYTLNGNYGSGVTVAGAGFLLNNEMDDFTAKVGVKNMFGLLQSEANAIKPGKRPLSSMTPTIVLRDGRPFLVTGSPGGPSIITTVLQVMLNVIDHDMTLAEAVAAPRLHHQWQPDRITNEAGLATEETLATLEAMGHTFALRKFYALESEAAAPRIGTANSIMVKDSDHFIGVADPRRPSAAAMGF; via the coding sequence GTGGAGTCGTCCCGCGGCATGGTGGTGTCGGCCGACGGATTCGCCTCGGCGGCCGGTATCGAGATCATGCGAGCCGGAGGCAATGCCATCGACGCCGCCGTCGCCACCGGATTCGCCCTCGCGGTCACTGTGCCCCGAGCGGGCAATCTGGGTGGCGGTGGATTCATGGTGATCCACCCGGCCGACGGTGCAGCGGTCGCGCTGGATTTTCGTGAGGTGGCCCCGGCTGCGGCTCATCGTAACATGTATCTCGACGAGAACGGCGCGGTCGCGCCAGGTCTTTCCACCGCAGGAGCCCTCGCGAGTGGCGTCCCGGGAACCGTCGCCGGGCTGGTGCACGCCTGGGGAAAATATGGTTCCGGCAACATCACTTGGGACCAAGTATTGGAACCGGCCCGCCGGCTCGCCCACGACGGATTCCCGCTGTCCGCCGACCTTGCCCAACACCTGCGCGACCACCGTGAATGGCTCGCTTCCCATGCCGAGTCCCGCCGGATATTCCTCCGCGGCGGTGACTTCTATCAACCCGACGAGCGCTTCGCGCAACCGGACTTGGCGACGACCCTGGAACGACTGCAGCACGAAGGGGCGTCAGATTTTTATCACGGTGAAACCGCTGCCTTGATCGCAAATTCCCAGACCCGCGATGGCGGAGTGATCACCTTGGCGGACCTCGGCGCCTATCGCGTGATCGAACGCCCCGTGCTGCGAGGCACGTATCGAGGTTTTGAATTCATCACCATGCCGCCGCCGAGTTCGGGCGGCATCGCCCTTCAGCAGATGCTGGGCATGCTGGAGCCGTATGACCTGCGGGCCATGGGGGCCAACTCAGCCGACCGCATCCATGTGGTGATCGAGGTCATGCGTCGTGCGTTTCGGGATCGGGCGGAATATTTGGGCGACCCCGATTTTCATGCCGTCCCGCAAGACCGTCTGACGGCCCCCGCCTACATTCGGGGATTGATGGCCGACTTCGACCCCGATCGAGCCACGCCCAGCGGCGAGCTCCGACGCGGCCTGCCTACGTGGGTCGAGTCGACCGAGACGACGCACTTTGGCGCGGTGGATGCGGCCGGAAACGTCGTCAGCTGCACCTACACGCTCAATGGCAATTACGGCAGCGGTGTGACCGTGGCGGGGGCCGGTTTTCTGCTCAACAACGAGATGGACGATTTCACCGCCAAAGTCGGGGTGAAAAACATGTTCGGTCTGCTGCAAAGTGAGGCCAACGCCATCAAGCCCGGCAAACGTCCGCTTTCCTCGATGACGCCAACAATCGTGCTGCGGGACGGTCGTCCCTTTTTGGTGACGGGGTCCCCCGGCGGCCCCTCCATCATCACCACGGTGTTACAGGTCATGCTCAACGTCATCGACCACGACATGACCTTGGCGGAGGCCGTGGCGGCGCCGCGCCTCCATCACCAGTGGCAACCCGATCGCATCACCAACGAAGCCGGATTGGCGACCGAGGAGACCTTGGCGACGTTGGAAGCGATGGGACATACCTTCGCGTTGCGAAAATTCTACGCGCTGGAGAGCGAAGCCGCCGCGCCCCGCATCGGCACCGCCAACAGCATCATGGTCAAGGATTCCGACCACTTCATCGGCGTGGCCGACCCGCGTCGGCCCAGTGCCGCCGCGATGGGCTTCTAA
- a CDS encoding PQQ-dependent sugar dehydrogenase, which produces MNRSLSPLLFLTAAAGVIGTTSAEANTPLYQTEPAFAEVSFTNPVELVFAPGETERFFVVERAGRVAVVRDRYVPKRDVFIDISARLGDSATDFGLLALAFHPDFASNGEFFLWYSVDTGNGFVQRLGRFTVDDPAHGVASLDSEVPLISRPTRMGSHDGGQMFFGADGYLYLAIGDGDAHGNTDTRASRQRIDRDFFGMVVRIDVDQRPENLIPHPHPSVHPGTYRVPADNPFVGVTTYQGESFNADAGRTEIFALGLRNPFRMTRDAATGAIWVADVGLDEREEVNIITAGGNYGWPYREGFVPGPETAPATADAPLTEPIWDYAHDQGLSLTGGVVYRGDKFPEFEGAYLCADFVSGRIWALFQTGESPVPDRNVIEIAQEDWIVDFTTDPLTGDVLICDLNQSQLQRLARTAPSGGLVNLSARARVGQNDDVLIPGFVINDGPKRVLIRGVGPALRSAPFNIGDALTVPQLSLFQGTTPLSSNSDWTASPDAIALRVAAGAAGAFALPNDGGDSAILTTLDPGAYTAVMEGGGGETGVGLVEVYDLDRATNAGNLANLAVRGRVGGGNDVLTAGLVVSGSAPQTVLLRAVGPGLLTHGVADALTDPVLTLLVGSEIIARNQGWFQSAQAEAVRTAAADVGAFPLDESNSDSALLIELAPGAYTLQATSASGSGGVALIEVYQIKTMP; this is translated from the coding sequence ATGAATCGCTCGCTGTCACCTCTGTTATTTTTAACTGCGGCAGCGGGCGTGATCGGGACGACCAGCGCCGAGGCCAACACCCCGCTCTACCAGACCGAACCCGCCTTCGCGGAGGTTTCATTCACCAACCCGGTCGAACTGGTTTTCGCACCGGGTGAAACCGAACGCTTTTTCGTCGTCGAACGGGCGGGGCGCGTCGCCGTGGTGCGCGATCGTTACGTCCCGAAAAGAGACGTGTTCATCGATATCTCCGCGCGGTTGGGCGACTCCGCCACGGATTTCGGCCTGCTCGCGCTGGCCTTTCATCCGGACTTCGCGTCGAACGGTGAATTCTTCCTGTGGTATTCCGTCGATACCGGCAACGGCTTCGTGCAACGGCTCGGACGCTTCACGGTGGATGATCCGGCGCACGGGGTGGCTTCGCTCGACTCCGAGGTTCCCCTGATCAGTCGGCCCACCCGCATGGGCAGTCACGACGGTGGCCAAATGTTTTTCGGCGCCGACGGTTATCTGTATTTGGCAATTGGAGACGGCGACGCCCACGGCAACACCGACACCCGTGCCAGCCGCCAACGCATTGATCGCGACTTCTTCGGCATGGTCGTGCGGATCGACGTCGACCAACGCCCTGAAAATCTGATACCTCATCCCCACCCTTCGGTCCATCCCGGCACCTACCGCGTTCCCGCCGACAACCCGTTCGTGGGCGTCACCACGTATCAGGGGGAATCGTTCAACGCTGACGCCGGGCGCACCGAGATTTTTGCCTTGGGCCTGCGCAATCCGTTCCGCATGACACGCGATGCCGCGACCGGCGCCATTTGGGTCGCCGACGTCGGTTTGGATGAGCGCGAAGAGGTGAATATCATCACGGCGGGCGGCAACTACGGTTGGCCGTATCGCGAAGGGTTCGTGCCCGGTCCGGAGACCGCGCCCGCCACGGCCGACGCGCCGTTGACGGAACCCATCTGGGATTACGCGCATGATCAGGGACTGTCCCTTACCGGCGGCGTGGTGTATCGCGGCGACAAGTTTCCGGAGTTCGAGGGCGCGTATTTGTGCGCCGATTTCGTCAGTGGTCGGATCTGGGCGCTGTTTCAAACCGGCGAGTCGCCCGTGCCTGATCGCAACGTCATCGAGATCGCGCAAGAAGACTGGATTGTGGATTTCACCACCGATCCGCTCACCGGCGACGTGCTTATTTGTGATCTGAATCAAAGCCAGTTGCAGCGACTCGCCCGCACTGCGCCTTCCGGCGGACTGGTCAATCTCTCCGCCCGGGCCCGCGTCGGCCAGAATGACGACGTGCTCATCCCGGGGTTCGTGATCAACGACGGCCCCAAACGCGTCCTGATTCGCGGCGTGGGGCCGGCGCTCCGATCCGCTCCTTTCAACATCGGCGACGCGTTGACCGTTCCTCAACTCTCGTTGTTTCAGGGCACCACGCCCCTCTCGTCCAACTCCGATTGGACCGCGTCGCCGGATGCGATCGCACTCCGCGTTGCGGCCGGAGCTGCGGGCGCCTTTGCCCTGCCGAACGACGGCGGCGACAGCGCGATTCTTACCACGCTGGACCCCGGTGCCTACACGGCGGTAATGGAGGGAGGCGGCGGCGAAACTGGTGTAGGTCTCGTCGAAGTCTACGACTTGGACCGCGCGACCAACGCCGGCAACCTCGCCAATCTCGCCGTGCGGGGGCGGGTCGGCGGCGGTAACGATGTGCTCACCGCCGGTTTGGTCGTTTCCGGTTCCGCCCCCCAAACGGTGCTGCTGCGCGCCGTCGGTCCGGGATTACTCACGCATGGCGTCGCGGATGCGCTCACCGACCCCGTGCTTACTTTGCTCGTCGGCAGCGAAATTATCGCGCGTAACCAGGGATGGTTTCAATCGGCGCAGGCCGAAGCCGTGCGGACGGCCGCCGCCGATGTCGGTGCGTTTCCCTTGGATGAATCAAACTCGGACAGCGCCCTGCTCATCGAGCTCGCTCCCGGTGCCTACACCCTGCAGGCGACCAGCGCCTCGGGCAGCGGTGGCGTCGCTTTGATCGAAGTTTACCAGATTAAAACCATGCCATGA
- a CDS encoding PQQ-dependent sugar dehydrogenase: MRSSLPPASLLISVGALLFTSPACAQSRDAEDIYAQFCASCHGANLAGGSAPSMLDDEWVHGGTDADIARVITEGALDQGMPAWGPALTDAEIRALVVYLRERRAGYVRRPDSLPMPDSEHVFNTSAQRYRIETVIDDIDTPWSLNWLPDGTMLVTEKSGTLRLFRDGELSPAIMDTPWVDSSGQAGLLEVAPHPDYARNGWIYLTFSDPQVNAAGDNVSFTKVVRGRISDGTWTDEEVIFAADVELYRRPGGPHYGSRIAFDDHGYIYFSIGDRGSSEHAQDLGRPNGKIHRLHDDGRVPADNPFVHEPGAIASIWSYGHRNPQGLDIDPQDGRLWDTEHGPRGGDELNIIEKGHNYGWPVITYGMNYNGTPITAETARDGMDQPVTHWTPSIAVCGIDFYEGNAFPAWKGNLLVTALAQQHVRRVVIEAGQVVEQEVIFEGFGRCRDVASGPDGTIYIALNGPNRVVRLVPVE, translated from the coding sequence ATGAGATCATCCCTTCCGCCTGCCTCACTCCTCATCAGTGTCGGCGCACTTTTGTTCACGAGCCCCGCCTGTGCGCAATCGCGCGACGCTGAGGATATTTATGCTCAATTCTGCGCGAGTTGCCACGGCGCCAATCTCGCCGGCGGCAGCGCTCCCAGCATGCTCGACGACGAGTGGGTGCACGGCGGCACCGATGCCGATATCGCCCGCGTCATTACCGAGGGGGCGCTCGACCAAGGCATGCCCGCGTGGGGCCCGGCGCTGACCGATGCCGAAATTCGGGCATTGGTCGTTTACCTGCGCGAACGCCGGGCCGGTTACGTGCGCCGGCCGGATTCTTTGCCCATGCCCGATTCGGAGCATGTATTCAACACGTCGGCACAACGCTATCGGATCGAAACCGTGATCGACGACATCGACACGCCCTGGTCGCTCAATTGGTTGCCCGACGGCACGATGCTCGTGACCGAAAAATCGGGCACGCTGCGCCTTTTCCGCGATGGTGAACTCTCGCCCGCGATCATGGACACGCCATGGGTCGACAGCAGCGGCCAAGCCGGTCTGCTGGAAGTCGCGCCGCATCCGGACTACGCACGCAACGGTTGGATCTACCTCACCTTCAGCGACCCGCAGGTGAACGCCGCGGGAGATAACGTCAGCTTCACCAAGGTCGTGCGCGGCCGTATCAGTGACGGAACCTGGACCGACGAGGAAGTCATCTTTGCCGCCGACGTGGAACTCTACCGCCGACCGGGCGGACCGCACTACGGCAGCCGCATCGCGTTCGATGACCACGGTTACATTTACTTCTCCATCGGCGATCGCGGCTCCAGCGAGCACGCCCAGGATCTCGGCCGGCCCAACGGCAAAATTCATCGTTTACACGACGACGGACGCGTCCCGGCTGACAACCCCTTCGTGCATGAACCCGGCGCGATCGCCTCGATCTGGAGCTACGGCCATCGCAACCCCCAGGGCTTGGACATCGATCCCCAGGATGGTCGACTTTGGGATACCGAACACGGCCCCCGCGGCGGCGACGAACTCAACATAATCGAAAAAGGTCACAACTACGGCTGGCCCGTAATCACCTACGGCATGAATTACAACGGCACGCCCATCACGGCTGAGACCGCCCGGGACGGCATGGACCAGCCCGTCACGCATTGGACGCCCTCGATCGCGGTGTGCGGCATCGATTTCTACGAAGGCAACGCGTTCCCGGCCTGGAAGGGCAATCTCCTCGTCACCGCCCTCGCCCAGCAACACGTGCGTCGGGTCGTCATCGAAGCCGGGCAGGTGGTCGAACAGGAAGTGATTTTTGAAGGTTTCGGTCGTTGCCGCGACGTCGCATCCGGTCCGGACGGCACCATCTACATCGCTCTCAATGGACCCAACCGCGTCGTGCGACTGGTTCCCGTAGAGTAG
- a CDS encoding bifunctional 4-hydroxy-2-oxoglutarate aldolase/2-dehydro-3-deoxy-phosphogluconate aldolase, whose protein sequence is MLKADVLARICDQRIIALSSVDNAEQLQVRAEALAAGGIHCLELSMTCPAVPDFIAATTKAMPDFFFGVGTIVDTDTARRAILAGARFLSTPAVRPEVILLCRRHHVPVICGVNSRSEIAAAIEAGADAIKLYPSQDDFGPAYVRDIRAEFPTVKLFPVGGVTAANAVEFIHVGADAVFVASGLRPLDAPVDFDPTQLSTRARELVIALAPVASER, encoded by the coding sequence ATGCTCAAAGCCGACGTCCTCGCTCGTATCTGCGACCAACGCATCATTGCTCTGTCGTCGGTCGATAACGCGGAGCAATTGCAGGTCCGAGCCGAAGCTCTGGCCGCCGGGGGAATTCATTGCCTCGAACTGTCGATGACGTGTCCGGCCGTCCCGGACTTCATCGCGGCCACCACGAAGGCAATGCCCGATTTCTTTTTCGGAGTCGGCACGATCGTCGATACCGACACCGCCCGCCGGGCGATCCTGGCCGGGGCGCGCTTTCTCAGCACTCCCGCCGTCCGCCCCGAGGTGATTCTATTGTGTCGGCGCCATCATGTGCCGGTGATCTGTGGCGTAAATTCGCGCTCCGAGATAGCCGCGGCCATCGAGGCCGGCGCCGATGCGATCAAACTCTACCCCTCCCAGGACGACTTTGGTCCGGCCTACGTGCGCGACATCCGAGCGGAGTTTCCCACCGTGAAATTGTTTCCGGTCGGTGGCGTCACTGCGGCCAATGCAGTCGAGTTCATCCACGTGGGCGCCGATGCGGTCTTTGTCGCGAGCGGGCTGCGGCCGTTGGACGCTCCGGTGGATTTCGACCCAACCCAACTGTCTACTCGGGCACGTGAGCTGGTGATTGCGTTGGCCCCGGTTGCGTCGGAGCGGTAA
- a CDS encoding LysR family transcriptional regulator: MPILDSRKLLAFVTLVKVGSFTLAAKELNVTQSAVSHSIKSLEDELQLRLVDRRGRKIRLTPPGKELLNHAHRILNEMQEARADLALYVR, translated from the coding sequence ATGCCGATTCTCGATAGCCGAAAACTTCTCGCCTTCGTCACTTTGGTCAAAGTTGGGAGCTTCACGCTGGCCGCCAAAGAGTTGAACGTGACGCAATCCGCCGTCAGCCACTCGATTAAATCACTCGAGGACGAGCTCCAGCTCCGCCTCGTCGATCGCCGGGGACGAAAGATCCGCCTCACTCCGCCCGGCAAGGAGCTCCTGAACCACGCGCACCGCATCCTTAACGAGATGCAGGAAGCCCGTGCGGATCTCGCCCTCTACGTGCGCTGA